In Streptomyces nojiriensis, one genomic interval encodes:
- a CDS encoding NADP-dependent oxidoreductase, with the protein MSAHTMRAIRLHEHGGPEVLRYEEVPVPEVGPGEVLVRVHAVGVNPPDWYLRDGMSNLPPEVRPKFSLPVVPGTDLSGVVEAVAADVADFSVGDEVFGLLRFPGFDGSTYAEYVAAPASDLALKPAHIDHVHAAGAPMAGLTAWQFLIELGHDHPSPFQAAQHRPVPLDTGKTVLINGAAGGVGHFALQLAKWQGARVIAVASGKHEAFLRGLGADEFIDYTKERPEELAHDLDLVVDAVGGPHSKRFLRTLKRGGSHFPVFFGEFDEEETAKLGVTVTGTQVRSDAAQLAELGRLLDTGTVRVAIDSTFPLADARAAHERAARRHIQGKIVLTVAQGRATRSL; encoded by the coding sequence ATGTCGGCACACACGATGAGGGCGATCCGGCTCCATGAGCACGGCGGCCCTGAAGTCCTGCGATACGAAGAGGTGCCCGTCCCCGAGGTGGGGCCGGGTGAGGTGCTCGTTCGTGTGCACGCCGTCGGCGTCAACCCCCCGGACTGGTACCTGCGGGACGGGATGTCCAACCTGCCTCCTGAGGTGAGACCGAAGTTCAGCCTGCCCGTGGTTCCGGGAACGGACCTGTCCGGTGTCGTCGAGGCCGTCGCCGCGGACGTGGCGGACTTCTCCGTCGGTGACGAGGTCTTCGGCCTCCTTCGCTTCCCCGGCTTCGACGGCAGCACCTATGCCGAGTACGTAGCCGCGCCCGCCTCGGACCTCGCACTCAAGCCGGCCCACATCGATCACGTGCACGCTGCCGGGGCGCCGATGGCCGGGCTCACCGCGTGGCAGTTCCTGATCGAGCTCGGACACGATCACCCCTCGCCCTTCCAGGCGGCGCAGCATCGCCCGGTGCCACTCGACACCGGCAAGACGGTGCTCATCAACGGCGCTGCGGGCGGCGTGGGGCACTTCGCCCTGCAGCTGGCCAAGTGGCAGGGGGCACGTGTCATCGCGGTGGCGTCGGGCAAGCACGAAGCGTTCCTGCGTGGGCTCGGCGCCGACGAGTTCATCGACTACACCAAGGAGCGTCCCGAGGAACTCGCGCACGACCTCGACCTCGTCGTCGACGCCGTAGGCGGCCCCCACAGCAAGCGGTTCCTGCGCACGCTCAAGCGCGGCGGCTCCCATTTCCCCGTGTTCTTCGGTGAATTCGACGAAGAAGAGACCGCGAAGCTGGGCGTCACGGTCACGGGCACCCAGGTCCGCTCGGACGCCGCGCAGCTCGCCGAGCTGGGGCGCCTGCTCGACACGGGCACGGTCCGCGTCGCGATCGACAGCACGTTCCCGCTCGCGGACGCCCGAGCCGCGCACGAACGCGCCGCCCGACGGCACATCCAGGGCAAGATCGTGCTCACGGTCGCCCAGGGACGGGCCACACGGTCCCTCTAG
- a CDS encoding TetR/AcrR family transcriptional regulator → MRADARKNRDQLLAAAGTAITEQGVDVSMRDIARRADVGLATLLRHFPTREALLDALLRTSFDELTAKADALAASGSPDDALASWLRDCVAWTTEYRGAVALMAAALEDAESALHASCVTLRAAGARLLARAQDAGAARTDIDGADLFALVAALAWLGDQPSLAPRAERLFGVVAGAILTGTAGSDAVGG, encoded by the coding sequence ATGCGCGCCGACGCCAGGAAGAACCGCGACCAGCTGCTCGCGGCAGCGGGCACCGCCATCACCGAGCAGGGTGTCGACGTGTCGATGCGCGACATCGCGCGCAGGGCCGACGTCGGACTCGCGACGCTGCTGCGTCACTTCCCGACGCGCGAGGCGCTGCTCGACGCCCTGCTCCGCACGAGCTTCGACGAGCTGACCGCCAAGGCGGACGCGCTCGCGGCGTCCGGCTCGCCCGACGATGCTCTCGCTTCGTGGCTGCGCGACTGCGTTGCATGGACGACGGAGTACCGGGGTGCGGTCGCGCTGATGGCGGCCGCCCTCGAGGATGCCGAGTCCGCACTCCACGCTTCGTGCGTCACCCTGCGCGCCGCCGGTGCCCGGCTCCTCGCCCGCGCCCAGGACGCAGGCGCGGCGCGGACCGACATCGATGGCGCCGATCTGTTCGCGCTGGTCGCCGCGCTCGCCTGGCTCGGCGACCAGCCCTCGCTCGCACCACGCGCCGAACGTCTCTTCGGCGTTGTCGCAGGCGCGATCCTGACCGGCACGGCGGGCAGTGATGCCGTGGGTGGCTGA
- a CDS encoding VOC family protein — MGTAIQDGATNVDEGSTMDMSLEVVVIPVADVDRALRFYQGLGWRVDADFETGPEFRIVQLTPPGSGCSIHIGRGVTPAAAGSVQGTYLVVQDLEKARAQLIGQGAEVSEIFHRVYDSGTQEQVDGPAPNGASYGSYATFSDPDGNGWLLQEVRERLPGR; from the coding sequence ATGGGCACCGCAATCCAGGACGGCGCAACGAACGTCGACGAAGGGTCGACCATGGACATGAGTCTCGAGGTCGTGGTGATACCGGTGGCTGACGTCGATCGCGCCCTGCGCTTCTACCAGGGCTTGGGGTGGAGGGTCGACGCGGACTTCGAGACGGGTCCGGAGTTCCGGATCGTGCAGCTGACCCCGCCGGGCTCGGGATGCTCGATCCATATCGGCCGCGGAGTAACCCCTGCGGCAGCAGGCTCCGTCCAGGGAACGTACCTGGTCGTCCAGGACCTAGAAAAGGCCCGCGCCCAGCTGATCGGCCAGGGTGCCGAGGTCAGCGAGATCTTCCACCGCGTCTACGACAGCGGCACCCAGGAACAGGTGGACGGCCCGGCTCCGAACGGCGCCAGCTACGGCTCGTACGCGACGTTCAGCGACCCGGACGGAAACGGGTGGCTGCTCCAGGAGGTCCGGGAGCGACTGCCTGGACGATGA
- a CDS encoding SpoIIE family protein phosphatase: MREWGVAPTVQRRLLPEHPATQNTVDISHLHLPDPEGGGAWFDVIDLPGARTAPIVGEVTGQGIIAAITTGLLRTAIHTLAALDLQPDELLARLSDSTVRPARAGRRPPRRHLGQPARSGSRPATAPIARSAVRRQLDAWGVDEETAYTAQLIAGLAEQRGTRCQEQVGEQFADRERRLEITFREHEPTRARVRRAAGTGAVINLRIPW, translated from the coding sequence ATGCGCGAATGGGGCGTCGCGCCGACCGTCCAGCGCAGGCTGCTCCCCGAACACCCGGCCACGCAGAACACCGTGGACATTTCTCACCTTCACCTCCCCGACCCGGAAGGAGGTGGAGCCTGGTTCGATGTGATCGACCTGCCTGGCGCACGGACCGCGCCCATCGTCGGCGAGGTGACGGGGCAAGGCATCATCGCGGCCATCACGACGGGGCTGTTGCGAACGGCCATCCACACACTTGCCGCCCTCGATCTGCAGCCCGACGAGCTGCTCGCCCGCCTGAGCGACTCCACGGTCCGGCCTGCCAGGGCCGGTCGCCGTCCTCCCCGACGGCACCTCGGCCAGCCTGCCCGGAGCGGATCCCGACCCGCGACCGCACCGATCGCCCGCTCGGCGGTCCGTCGTCAACTGGACGCCTGGGGCGTGGACGAGGAGACGGCGTACACGGCCCAACTCATCGCCGGCCTTGCGGAGCAACGGGGCACCCGCTGCCAGGAACAGGTCGGCGAGCAGTTCGCGGACCGCGAGCGTAGGCTGGAGATCACGTTCCGCGAGCATGAGCCGACGCGTGCGCGCGTCCGGCGAGCCGCAGGAACCGGCGCGGTCATCAACCTGCGCATCCCCTGGTGA
- a CDS encoding nuclease-related domain-containing DEAD/DEAH box helicase, whose amino-acid sequence MGAGGAGSQRAQDARRQERLLREQWEAARRQALRWSAVGEGEQRVLAQLLVLTARGWRLLVDRQWSGTRTADADMLLVGPGGVFVLQVTAGGEPGDGRATGLLAATKAAESAVASLGMSPVAVQPLMVLAGRRLDASRGRIRLLGEREIGPVLLSQRHRLRAESVRAIADHLERVFPGYAGSAVDQPPPAPEHHRPGSPDGLFDLDGLRDAVLKGAMEAPIEQWMTFLHPDQVALVRRNWAGPARISGPAGTGKTVVALHRAAHLARRTTGRILYVTFANNLPRVQSTFLKAMAPAVADRVDFRSLHSWAQEFLQERGIPVRLHGDKAETAFSLAWKNVGRRSPLADLDPAPAYWREEIDYVIKGRGLTRFEEYVTVPRRRRKARLHRAHRQSMWELYEAYEALRGERGVHDFNDVLSLALAEAVRRRERPLYAAVVVDEVQDLTLVGVRLLHALVGDAPNGLLLVGDGQQTVYPGGFRLTDAGIDIRGDRGQVLRTNYRNSKQILDAALTVVADDAFEDLDGERTPGRRDVDLTYHDGDVVRVTRPTVEAHDGELLDALRSLPDGARADTALLCPSMRAIGHYQRLLTQAGIPVCQLEHYDGRAVDAVKIGTYRRAKGLEFKNVLLPRYDAVFTNGTPAGTAGGTETSETARERAELLRSQLFVAMTRARDLLWLGSVTA is encoded by the coding sequence ATGGGGGCAGGCGGGGCGGGATCGCAGCGGGCGCAGGACGCGCGGCGGCAGGAGCGGTTGCTCCGGGAGCAGTGGGAGGCCGCCCGTCGGCAGGCCCTGCGGTGGAGCGCGGTCGGCGAGGGCGAACAGCGCGTCCTCGCCCAGCTGTTGGTACTGACCGCACGCGGATGGCGGCTGCTCGTCGACCGGCAGTGGTCCGGGACCCGGACCGCCGACGCGGACATGCTGCTCGTCGGGCCCGGCGGTGTCTTCGTCCTCCAGGTCACCGCCGGCGGCGAGCCGGGCGACGGACGGGCCACCGGCCTGCTCGCCGCCACGAAGGCCGCCGAGAGCGCGGTGGCGTCCCTCGGCATGTCACCGGTGGCGGTCCAGCCGCTCATGGTGCTCGCCGGGCGGCGTCTCGACGCGAGCCGCGGCCGGATCCGGCTGCTGGGCGAACGCGAGATCGGCCCCGTGCTGCTCTCGCAGCGGCACCGGCTGCGCGCGGAGTCGGTCCGGGCGATCGCCGACCATCTCGAGCGGGTGTTCCCGGGCTACGCCGGATCGGCGGTCGACCAGCCGCCGCCGGCGCCCGAACACCACCGACCGGGCTCCCCGGACGGGCTGTTCGACCTGGATGGGCTGCGCGACGCGGTCTTGAAGGGGGCGATGGAGGCGCCGATCGAGCAGTGGATGACCTTCCTCCACCCCGATCAGGTGGCGCTGGTGCGCCGCAACTGGGCGGGCCCGGCCCGCATCAGCGGACCGGCGGGTACCGGCAAGACGGTCGTCGCCCTGCACCGTGCGGCCCACCTGGCCCGGCGGACGACCGGCCGCATCCTGTACGTCACCTTCGCCAACAACCTGCCCCGGGTGCAGAGCACCTTCCTCAAGGCCATGGCCCCCGCCGTCGCCGACCGCGTGGACTTCCGCAGCCTCCACTCCTGGGCGCAGGAGTTCCTGCAGGAGCGGGGGATACCGGTACGGCTGCACGGGGACAAGGCCGAGACCGCCTTCAGCCTCGCCTGGAAGAACGTCGGCCGCCGGAGCCCCCTGGCCGACCTCGACCCGGCCCCCGCCTACTGGCGCGAAGAGATCGACTACGTCATCAAGGGGCGGGGCCTCACCCGCTTCGAGGAGTACGTGACCGTCCCCAGGCGGCGCCGGAAGGCGCGCCTGCACCGTGCGCACCGGCAGTCGATGTGGGAGCTGTACGAGGCGTACGAAGCGCTGCGCGGCGAGCGCGGCGTCCACGACTTCAACGACGTCCTCTCCCTGGCGCTGGCCGAAGCGGTACGCCGGCGCGAGCGGCCCCTCTATGCGGCCGTCGTCGTGGACGAGGTCCAGGACCTCACGCTCGTCGGCGTACGCCTGCTGCACGCGCTCGTCGGCGACGCACCGAACGGTCTGCTGCTCGTCGGCGACGGCCAGCAGACCGTGTACCCGGGCGGCTTCCGCCTCACCGACGCGGGCATCGACATCCGCGGCGACCGCGGACAGGTGCTGCGCACCAACTACCGCAACAGCAAACAGATCCTGGACGCGGCCCTCACCGTCGTGGCCGACGACGCCTTCGAGGACCTCGACGGCGAACGCACCCCGGGCCGCCGCGACGTCGACCTCACCTACCACGACGGGGACGTCGTACGCGTCACCCGGCCCACGGTGGAAGCCCACGACGGGGAACTCCTGGACGCCCTGCGTTCCCTGCCCGACGGTGCGCGGGCCGACACCGCCCTGCTGTGCCCCTCCATGCGTGCCATCGGCCACTACCAGCGGCTGCTCACCCAGGCGGGCATCCCGGTGTGCCAGTTGGAGCACTACGACGGCCGTGCGGTCGACGCGGTGAAGATCGGCACCTATCGCAGGGCCAAGGGCCTGGAGTTCAAGAACGTCCTCCTGCCCCGGTACGACGCGGTGTTCACGAACGGGACGCCGGCCGGCACGGCGGGCGGCACGGAGACCTCGGAGACGGCCCGGGAGCGTGCGGAACTGCTCCGCAGCCAGCTCTTCGTGGCGATGACCCGGGCACGTGACCTGCTCTGGCTCGGCAGCGTCACCGCGTAG
- a CDS encoding peptidoglycan recognition protein family protein — translation MTFSALHQPAARAAAPYTRRSVLTGAFALTAAAALPLATAGRAYSAAAPDIIGCAAWGAREASEPVVVLDNGPERIIVHHTATANVTDYSKQRAVALARAIQTYHMDAQGWIDTGQHFTVSRGAFVLEGRHNSLAELRAGTRQVRAAHCVGQNTVSIGIENEGTYTSQDPPAAQYAALADLCAHICDQYGLSASEIYGHRDFNATSCPGDRLYALLPTLRKDVAARLGAPAPQEETDPIDDLVRQATGRPASEYAEYLPAGLLP, via the coding sequence ATGACCTTCTCCGCACTGCACCAGCCGGCGGCGCGCGCCGCGGCCCCGTACACCCGCCGGTCGGTCCTCACGGGAGCCTTCGCCCTGACCGCCGCCGCGGCACTGCCGCTCGCCACGGCGGGGCGGGCGTACTCCGCCGCCGCCCCGGACATCATCGGCTGCGCCGCCTGGGGTGCGCGGGAGGCGTCCGAACCCGTCGTCGTCCTGGACAACGGCCCGGAGCGGATCATCGTCCACCACACGGCGACGGCGAACGTGACGGACTACTCGAAGCAGCGCGCCGTCGCCCTCGCCCGCGCGATCCAGACGTACCACATGGACGCGCAGGGCTGGATCGACACGGGTCAGCACTTCACCGTCAGCCGCGGGGCCTTCGTGCTGGAGGGGCGCCACAACAGCCTGGCGGAGCTGCGCGCCGGCACCCGCCAGGTCCGCGCGGCGCACTGCGTCGGGCAGAACACCGTGTCGATCGGCATCGAGAACGAGGGCACGTACACCTCGCAGGACCCGCCGGCGGCGCAGTACGCGGCCCTGGCCGACCTGTGCGCCCACATCTGCGACCAGTACGGCCTGTCCGCGTCGGAGATCTACGGCCACCGCGACTTCAACGCCACCTCCTGTCCCGGCGACCGCCTCTACGCCCTGCTCCCGACCCTCCGCAAGGACGTCGCCGCCCGCCTCGGCGCGCCCGCGCCGCAGGAGGAGACCGACCCCATCGACGACCTGGTCCGCCAGGCCACCGGCCGGCCGGCCTCGGAGTACGCGGAATACCTCCCGGCGGGTCTCCTGCCCTGA
- a CDS encoding Ohr family peroxiredoxin, giving the protein MTVPLTSSLYRTTAHAAGGRTGSVRTDDGRLDVRLAPPRKKVPGTTNPEQLFAAGFAACFTSALAEVAAEFGADASTARVACEVRLGTTDTPAGYGLAVTLTVALPGWREADLQPLLHRADAVCPYSQAVRGNVPLTLLAVDGTAETAETAENAEAAADDRA; this is encoded by the coding sequence ATGACCGTGCCACTCACCAGCAGCCTGTACCGGACGACCGCGCACGCCGCGGGGGGACGTACCGGATCCGTCCGCACGGACGACGGACGTCTGGACGTCCGCCTCGCCCCGCCGCGCAAGAAGGTGCCCGGCACCACCAACCCCGAGCAGCTGTTCGCGGCCGGTTTCGCCGCCTGCTTCACCTCCGCGCTCGCGGAGGTCGCCGCCGAGTTCGGGGCGGACGCCTCCACCGCACGCGTGGCCTGCGAGGTCCGGCTCGGCACCACGGACACGCCCGCCGGCTACGGCCTCGCGGTGACGCTCACCGTCGCCCTGCCCGGGTGGCGGGAGGCGGACCTCCAGCCCCTGCTGCACCGGGCGGACGCGGTCTGCCCGTACTCGCAGGCCGTACGCGGCAACGTACCCCTGACGCTCCTGGCCGTGGACGGGACCGCCGAGACCGCTGAGACCGCCGAGAACGCCGAGGCCGCCGCCGATGACCGCGCCTGA
- a CDS encoding DUF2201 family putative metallopeptidase, which yields MRPELDRAKLLAARYKAAETRPYLASALYALTVVPSADVRTMGVDRHWRCYVSPAFVEATPVAALAGVWIHEVAHLLRDHHGRADRLPAADQRDQVRINIAQDCEINDDLLADGLVLPEGRMEPRLYGLPTGGLFETYLPAIPPTPHGPDCGSGAHGTPRPWELGEEGGPARVGPVEAEALRRQTAEAVRAHRRSRGRVPEGWARWAEEVLEPSVDWRQALAGAVREAAAWAAGAVDYTYRRPSRRTPALGGRVVLPSLRRPLPRVAVVIDTSGSMGPDDLAAALAEVTGVLREVGVGGNRVAVLACDADVHAVTRVRSAGEVTLAGGGGTDMRVGIGAALALPDRPNVVIVLTDGYTPWPQETPSCRLIAALIGNTPPAPPSWVETVRVDLAV from the coding sequence GTGCGCCCGGAGCTGGACCGCGCGAAGCTGCTGGCGGCCCGTTACAAGGCCGCCGAGACCCGTCCGTACCTCGCTTCCGCGCTGTACGCCCTGACCGTCGTCCCCTCGGCCGACGTGCGCACCATGGGCGTCGACCGGCACTGGCGCTGCTACGTCTCGCCCGCCTTCGTCGAGGCGACCCCGGTGGCCGCACTGGCCGGGGTGTGGATCCACGAGGTGGCGCACCTGCTGCGCGACCACCACGGCCGGGCCGACCGCCTGCCCGCCGCCGACCAGCGCGATCAGGTCCGGATCAACATCGCCCAGGACTGCGAGATCAACGACGACCTGCTGGCCGACGGACTGGTGCTGCCCGAGGGCCGGATGGAGCCCAGGCTCTACGGGCTGCCCACGGGCGGCCTGTTCGAGACCTACCTGCCGGCGATTCCCCCGACGCCCCACGGCCCGGACTGCGGTTCCGGTGCGCACGGCACCCCCCGGCCCTGGGAGCTGGGCGAGGAGGGCGGCCCCGCCCGGGTCGGCCCGGTGGAGGCCGAGGCCCTGCGCCGGCAGACCGCCGAGGCCGTACGGGCCCACCGGCGCAGCCGGGGACGGGTCCCGGAGGGCTGGGCCCGGTGGGCCGAGGAAGTTCTGGAGCCGTCCGTCGACTGGCGCCAGGCCCTGGCGGGAGCGGTCCGCGAGGCCGCGGCCTGGGCGGCCGGCGCGGTGGACTACACCTACCGCCGCCCCTCGCGCCGGACACCCGCGCTCGGCGGCCGGGTGGTGCTGCCCAGTCTGCGCAGGCCGCTGCCGCGGGTGGCCGTCGTCATCGACACCTCCGGATCGATGGGCCCCGACGACCTCGCGGCCGCCCTCGCCGAAGTCACCGGCGTCCTGCGGGAGGTGGGCGTCGGCGGCAACCGGGTCGCCGTCCTCGCGTGCGACGCCGACGTGCATGCCGTGACCCGGGTGCGCAGCGCCGGCGAGGTGACCCTGGCCGGCGGCGGGGGCACGGACATGCGCGTCGGCATCGGCGCGGCCCTGGCCCTGCCCGACCGGCCGAACGTCGTGATCGTGCTGACCGACGGCTACACGCCGTGGCCGCAGGAGACGCCGTCCTGCCGGCTGATCGCGGCGCTGATCGGCAACACCCCTCCCGCGCCCCCGTCCTGGGTGGAGACCGTACGCGTCGACCTGGCCGTGTGA
- a CDS encoding AAA family ATPase, whose product MSAPQPQPARALAAADALGARLGATRTEPATNPQLEALALAVTANQPVLLWGEPGIGKSAGMEQLATALGVRLETVIASVHEPSDFAGLPIVGEDPATTGVPMAPPDWAVRLARTGHGLLFFDELSSAPPAVQAALLRVVLERRVGSLELPPAVRIVAAANPPASAADGWHLSPPLANRFVHLDWTHNPRTVARGMAGTWPEVAIPAVDPAKTSGSVARARGAVSGFLTARPGLVHHMPAEAAGRGRGWPSPRTWEMALRLLATGYAASTGREALAAALTGAVGEAAGIELLSYLEHLDLPDPDRVLADPDAFALPERGDRQLAFLIAVVAAVQSELTRPRWEAGWVVLAKAVDAGVPDVAARAAADLAAMRDLDWPVPAGIDAFVELLQLSGSLPGGG is encoded by the coding sequence ATGAGTGCGCCCCAGCCGCAGCCCGCACGGGCCCTGGCCGCCGCCGACGCCCTGGGTGCCCGGCTGGGCGCCACCCGCACCGAGCCCGCCACCAACCCCCAACTGGAAGCACTGGCACTGGCCGTGACGGCCAATCAGCCCGTGCTCCTGTGGGGTGAGCCGGGCATCGGCAAGTCCGCCGGCATGGAGCAGCTCGCCACCGCGCTCGGCGTGCGGCTGGAGACCGTCATCGCCAGCGTCCACGAGCCCTCCGACTTCGCGGGACTGCCCATCGTCGGTGAGGACCCGGCCACCACCGGTGTCCCCATGGCCCCGCCGGACTGGGCGGTACGCCTCGCCCGCACCGGCCACGGACTGCTGTTCTTCGACGAGTTGTCCTCCGCCCCGCCGGCCGTGCAGGCGGCCCTGCTGCGCGTGGTCCTGGAGCGCCGGGTCGGCAGCCTCGAACTGCCGCCGGCGGTACGGATCGTCGCCGCGGCCAATCCGCCGGCCAGCGCCGCGGACGGCTGGCACCTCAGCCCGCCGCTCGCGAACCGCTTCGTCCACCTCGACTGGACGCACAACCCGCGCACCGTGGCCCGCGGCATGGCAGGCACCTGGCCCGAGGTGGCGATCCCGGCCGTCGATCCCGCCAAGACCTCCGGGTCGGTCGCCCGGGCCCGCGGCGCCGTCTCCGGGTTCCTCACCGCCCGGCCGGGCCTGGTCCACCACATGCCGGCCGAGGCCGCCGGACGGGGCCGCGGCTGGCCCTCCCCGCGCACCTGGGAGATGGCCCTGCGGCTGCTGGCCACGGGGTACGCGGCGTCGACGGGCCGGGAGGCACTGGCAGCCGCGCTCACCGGCGCCGTGGGTGAAGCCGCCGGGATCGAACTGCTCTCGTACCTCGAACACCTCGACCTGCCCGACCCGGACCGGGTGCTGGCCGACCCCGACGCCTTCGCCCTGCCCGAGCGCGGCGACCGGCAACTGGCCTTCCTCATCGCCGTGGTCGCGGCCGTGCAGAGCGAGCTCACCCGCCCCCGGTGGGAAGCGGGCTGGGTGGTCCTCGCCAAGGCCGTGGACGCGGGCGTGCCCGACGTCGCCGCCCGAGCCGCCGCCGACCTCGCCGCGATGCGCGACCTCGACTGGCCGGTTCCCGCCGGCATCGACGCGTTCGTGGAACTGCTCCAGCTGTCCGGCTCGCTGCCGGGCGGCGGCTGA
- a CDS encoding ankyrin repeat domain-containing protein: MSVEDTELPGGLRPEDRPVWRRIRRYAVPGWMIEQATALRLAGDWRAACAAAAVDVEFELPAVEARYGTAVAEAVAEDLRHFAPDLLRWHLPRYLGGRTTIATDLRILLASYGGPGGPTLSVTTPHMSEGPQRLRLHCAPVTAKKWNLYTGSGFISQDWTAVRPFWDARHASELGARFADPDGLRERIATLWARKDVVGAYAAAGIECDLTVPAQQQYQRPIDPEAVLAGMAFDLTRLAPEVARLVTAGAGSRYRLAAGWRTYVLFEHTGADGLRARVVEQAEALAVPALPGYVWQRLPDLELVRTGLVSPRELHPLVAAALFPGAGPAVGPPGPGTGGSARVRCRGGWHEVHSRGGVLDVPHTPEEQQRERAMRAFGGAVSGCFAVQQSWTTGEGRLPRALQVQRRELFLHAQHGDTPGVVALLDAGMDPRIRDSRGRGLLHALHLLDHEVLLPRLLAAGLDLEARDQNERTPLLSAVHWGGSADLVRALLAAGSRIDVVDDMELSLSQEIRRYRRTDLTFLRDRADEEFPGIGADWYDDHLEYREDDADEDEDEDDA, from the coding sequence GTGAGCGTGGAGGACACCGAACTGCCCGGCGGCCTGCGGCCGGAGGACCGCCCGGTATGGCGGCGGATCCGCCGCTACGCCGTGCCCGGCTGGATGATCGAGCAGGCCACCGCGCTCCGGCTGGCCGGTGACTGGCGGGCGGCGTGCGCCGCCGCCGCCGTGGACGTCGAGTTCGAGCTGCCCGCGGTGGAGGCCCGCTACGGCACCGCCGTGGCCGAGGCGGTGGCGGAGGACCTGCGGCACTTCGCCCCGGACCTGCTGCGCTGGCACCTGCCGCGGTACCTGGGCGGCCGCACCACCATCGCCACCGACCTGCGGATCCTGCTCGCCTCCTACGGCGGTCCCGGGGGGCCGACCCTGTCGGTCACCACCCCCCACATGAGCGAAGGCCCGCAGCGGCTGCGCCTGCACTGCGCGCCGGTCACCGCCAAGAAGTGGAACCTGTACACCGGGAGCGGCTTCATCTCGCAGGACTGGACCGCGGTCCGGCCGTTCTGGGACGCCCGCCACGCGTCCGAGCTGGGCGCGCGCTTCGCCGACCCGGACGGCCTCCGCGAGCGGATCGCCACCCTGTGGGCCCGCAAGGACGTGGTCGGGGCCTACGCGGCGGCGGGCATCGAGTGCGACCTGACCGTCCCCGCTCAGCAGCAGTACCAGCGACCGATCGACCCGGAGGCGGTCCTCGCGGGGATGGCCTTCGACCTCACCCGGCTCGCGCCGGAGGTGGCGCGGCTCGTGACGGCGGGAGCGGGAAGCCGCTACCGGCTCGCGGCCGGCTGGCGCACGTACGTCCTGTTCGAACACACCGGAGCGGACGGACTGCGCGCCCGTGTCGTCGAACAGGCCGAGGCACTCGCCGTCCCGGCCCTGCCCGGGTACGTCTGGCAGCGGCTGCCCGATCTCGAACTGGTGCGGACCGGCCTGGTCTCCCCGCGCGAGCTGCACCCGCTGGTGGCCGCCGCGCTGTTCCCCGGCGCCGGACCCGCCGTGGGCCCGCCCGGACCCGGCACGGGCGGGTCGGCCCGGGTGCGCTGCCGTGGCGGGTGGCACGAGGTGCACTCGCGGGGCGGCGTGCTCGACGTTCCGCACACCCCCGAGGAGCAGCAACGGGAGCGTGCCATGCGGGCGTTCGGCGGGGCCGTCTCGGGCTGCTTCGCCGTGCAGCAGAGCTGGACCACGGGCGAGGGGCGGCTGCCGCGCGCGCTCCAGGTCCAGCGGCGCGAACTCTTCCTGCACGCCCAGCACGGTGACACCCCGGGTGTGGTGGCGCTGCTGGACGCGGGCATGGACCCCCGGATCCGGGACTCCCGCGGCCGCGGCCTGCTGCACGCGCTCCACCTGCTCGACCACGAGGTGCTGCTGCCCCGGCTGCTGGCGGCCGGGCTCGACCTTGAGGCACGGGACCAGAACGAACGCACCCCGCTGCTGTCGGCCGTGCACTGGGGCGGTTCGGCGGATCTGGTCAGGGCCCTGCTGGCGGCCGGCTCCCGGATCGACGTCGTCGACGACATGGAACTGTCGCTGTCCCAGGAGATCCGCCGCTACAGGCGCACCGACCTCACCTTCCTGCGGGACCGCGCCGACGAGGAGTTCCCCGGGATCGGCGCCGACTGGTACGACGACCACCTGGAGTACCGCGAGGACGACGCGGACGAGGACGAGGACGAGGACGACGCATGA